In a single window of the Pseudanabaena sp. BC1403 genome:
- a CDS encoding DUF4347 domain-containing protein, whose protein sequence is MKFLIEALKRGVIIAIAVVTIQIASKAPAKAEGIVPAADGTGTLVLPNGKTIDITGGTQAGANLFQSFQEFGLSQGQIANFISQPSVQNILSRVVGGNPSIINGLIQVTGGNANLYIINPSGIVFGANASLNVPAAFTASTATGIQVGNGWFGINSSLAEIKTLVGAPNAFAFTGSSTAIPTGETKGAIVNQGNLTVGNGNSITLAGGIVINTGTIEAPNGKINITATPDGKYVKISPEGSLLSLDLPIADQQAVGNSRPIEGLDLSQLLTGSANTPTQAGSAVISGNLSAKGVDLLADRYDSSQANLNAPNIQQGWNVVFIDSAVKDYQTLIDGTKGGSRISVIASSQGIQQVTDTLASITGANSLHIVSEGNAGNFWLGKDFVSSSDIANYAAELQSWGKALSPSAIVLLYACNLAKGQDGAAFVQSIKGLTGHEVAASTDRTGSVASGGNWTLEYQTGGSPAAIAFDSKATNAYQYALATNTVTNVSDSGTGSLRDAITTALNGDTIAFAPNINGQIIYLTSGGLNIANSLAINGNGKTNTVIDGSLNGNTGIFYITGSPTISFNDLTIQNGNYGGGAAIFNNSSGTINISNSNLSGNFSSGGGAIYSSGGTVNISNSNLSGNNASFGGAIFGINTILNIDNSILSGNTAAVGGAIVAQGGALNISNSTLSGNYGQSGGGAIYAIAPISISNSTLSGNSTDAYGGAIYQNGSTLDITNSTLSGNSAVFYGGAIFNYGITLSISNSTLSGNSAVGGGAIFNAYGAVTVNSSTISNNSADSSSTAIPYNTGGGIFNFFGTVSLANTIIAANFDTKNNSGTGTLSPDVWGAFVDNGNNLIGDTTGSTGFTTSTLLGNASNRLDPQLSPLGNYGGRTQTHLPKPTSPVINAGNNVTASVDQRGYSRIVGGVVDIGAVEVQGYTISPVNGNNGFQLTENNSNTPIPNIPITVTVTSSSGETTSYTTTTDASGIASLQSLPTSLGTFTISGAISTKAPVTSNSITITNASVSNNAFLPTNTYKSPRQDAADKEVDGHHTDCSQNSSGILDQKCLTTISK, encoded by the coding sequence ATGAAATTCTTGATCGAAGCATTAAAGAGGGGGGTAATCATAGCGATTGCCGTTGTCACAATCCAGATCGCCAGCAAAGCCCCAGCCAAGGCAGAAGGGATCGTACCCGCAGCAGACGGAACGGGGACATTAGTCTTGCCCAATGGGAAAACGATAGACATAACAGGGGGAACGCAAGCAGGAGCAAACCTCTTTCAAAGCTTCCAAGAATTCGGCTTAAGCCAAGGACAAATCGCCAACTTTATCAGTCAACCGAGCGTCCAAAATATCCTAAGTCGAGTCGTGGGAGGGAACCCATCGATAATTAACGGATTAATCCAAGTAACTGGGGGGAATGCGAACTTATATATCATTAACCCATCGGGCATTGTCTTCGGAGCAAACGCGAGTCTAAACGTCCCCGCCGCCTTCACCGCCAGCACTGCCACAGGGATTCAGGTTGGGAATGGATGGTTTGGGATTAATAGCAGCCTCGCAGAGATCAAAACTCTTGTTGGCGCACCCAACGCCTTCGCCTTTACGGGTAGCTCTACCGCAATTCCCACGGGAGAGACAAAAGGCGCGATCGTCAATCAAGGGAACCTCACCGTAGGGAATGGGAACAGTATCACCCTCGCGGGCGGAATCGTAATTAACACAGGAACGATAGAGGCTCCTAACGGCAAAATCAACATCACCGCTACTCCCGATGGAAAATACGTAAAGATCTCCCCCGAAGGAAGTTTATTAAGTCTGGATCTACCCATCGCAGACCAACAAGCCGTAGGGAATAGTAGACCGATTGAAGGACTAGACCTATCGCAATTGCTAACAGGGAGTGCCAATACTCCAACCCAAGCAGGAAGCGCCGTAATTAGTGGAAACCTAAGCGCCAAAGGCGTAGACCTACTCGCCGATCGCTATGACAGCAGCCAAGCGAACCTAAACGCCCCCAATATCCAACAGGGATGGAACGTAGTATTTATCGATAGCGCTGTCAAAGACTACCAAACCCTGATCGATGGAACCAAAGGCGGAAGCAGAATCAGCGTCATCGCCAGCAGTCAGGGCATCCAGCAAGTGACGGATACCCTTGCCAGCATCACGGGAGCGAATAGCCTGCATATCGTATCGGAAGGAAACGCAGGGAACTTTTGGCTCGGCAAAGACTTTGTGAGCAGCAGCGACATCGCCAACTATGCCGCTGAACTACAATCATGGGGCAAAGCGCTCTCGCCATCAGCGATCGTTTTGCTCTATGCCTGTAACCTTGCCAAAGGACAGGATGGAGCCGCTTTTGTGCAGTCGATTAAAGGATTGACAGGGCATGAGGTTGCCGCCTCGACCGATCGCACAGGAAGTGTTGCCTCAGGCGGTAACTGGACTTTGGAATATCAGACAGGTGGAAGTCCCGCTGCGATCGCCTTTGATAGTAAGGCAACAAATGCATACCAATATGCGTTGGCAACAAACACAGTAACGAATGTGAGCGATAGCGGCACGGGATCGCTACGTGATGCGATTACGACTGCCTTGAATGGCGACACGATCGCCTTTGCACCTAACATCAATGGACAGATCATTTACCTGACCAGCGGCGGGCTTAACATTGCTAACAGCCTCGCGATTAATGGAAATGGCAAGACAAATACGGTTATTGATGGGAGTTTAAATGGAAACACTGGAATTTTCTACATCACTGGTTCGCCTACCATCTCCTTCAACGATTTGACTATTCAGAATGGCAACTATGGTGGAGGTGCTGCTATTTTCAACAATAGCAGTGGTACGATAAATATTAGCAACAGTAACCTGTCTGGCAATTTTTCATCAGGTGGTGGGGCTATTTACAGCAGTGGAGGCACGGTAAATATTAGCAACAGCAATCTGTCTGGCAATAATGCCTCTTTTGGCGGTGCTATTTTCGGCATTAACACCATACTAAATATTGACAACAGCATCCTGTCTGGCAATACTGCTGCTGTGGGTGGTGCGATTGTTGCTCAAGGTGGTGCGCTAAATATTAGCAATAGCACCCTGTCTGGTAATTATGGTCAATCTGGTGGTGGGGCTATTTACGCCATTGCCCCAATATCCATCAGCAATAGTACCCTATCTGGCAATTCTACGGATGCTTATGGTGGGGCTATTTACCAAAATGGTTCCACCTTGGATATTACTAACAGTACCCTGTCTGGCAATTCTGCTGTTTTTTATGGTGGGGCTATTTTTAATTATGGCATCACATTATCAATAAGCAATAGCACCCTGTCTGGCAATTCTGCTGTGGGTGGCGGTGCTATCTTTAATGCTTACGGTGCGGTAACAGTTAACAGCAGCACGATTAGCAATAACTCAGCCGATTCATCATCAACTGCCATACCTTACAATACAGGTGGTGGTATCTTCAACTTCTTTGGCACGGTCAGCCTTGCCAATACGATCATCGCCGCCAACTTTGATACCAAAAATAATTCAGGAACGGGAACGCTTAGCCCCGATGTATGGGGCGCGTTTGTCGATAATGGCAACAATCTCATCGGTGATACTACGGGCAGTACGGGCTTCACGACTAGCACACTCTTAGGCAATGCCAGCAACCGCCTCGATCCGCAACTTTCCCCCCTCGGCAACTATGGCGGTCGTACGCAAACCCATTTGCCCAAGCCCACTAGCCCCGTCATCAATGCGGGAAATAATGTAACCGCAAGCGTAGATCAAAGAGGCTACAGCCGCATCGTGGGAGGAGTGGTTGACATCGGAGCTGTGGAAGTTCAGGGCTATACTATTTCGCCTGTAAACGGCAACAATGGCTTTCAGCTTACGGAAAACAATTCCAATACGCCAATTCCGAACATTCCCATCACGGTTACCGTTACTTCTTCTTCAGGAGAAACGACATCCTACACCACCACTACCGATGCCTCAGGTATCGCAAGTTTGCAATCCTTGCCAACTAGTCTAGGCACTTTTACGATTAGCGGCGCGATCTCAACCAAGGCTCCCGTTACATCTAATTCCATCACGATTACTAATGCTTCTGTGTCAAATAACGCTTTCTTGCCAACTAACACTTACAAATCACCAAGGCAAGATGCCGCAGATAAGGAAGTTGATGGTCATCATACTGATTGCTCGCAAAATTCGAGTGGAATTCTCGATCAAAAATGTCTCACCACTATCTCTAAATAA
- a CDS encoding ShlB/FhaC/HecB family hemolysin secretion/activation protein, which yields MNSPNAFIPFVVTLSSFSILATIACNSRLMEASALEQKDIHFLNAPKSSKLVGNEIAPAPTSPLLVAEAIAIKKVNVIGSSLSDNADFSSAIAKISATLEGKQVSAAEIQKAARSISQLYADRGYTTSRAEVDSNQIVDGVVTIRVIEGRIEKIEIQGLNNTNPDYVRSRLELGIGIPANTTKIEDQLRLLRADPIFKNVEASLKAGSQTDSSILSVKLEESNQFGGFGSFDNYSPPAVGAERLGAGLLYRNVTGNGDTLSAAYYRTTTGGSNQYSFSYNLPLNPMNGTLTLQYSPSNFRITQTPFDAFNINGNNAQYDVSFRQPLVRSSIEEFALTLGYNYQNGQTFSFNDLATPFGTGPDANGVSKTSVLRFGQDYTLRDLSGTWALRSQFNLGTGLFGSTYVTTPSGSFFSWLGQVQRLQSLGTDSLLIASLDAQLSADPLLPSQQFIIGGGQSLRGFRQNARSGDNGIRFSLENRNTIARNEKGASVLQIIPFLDAGGVWNNSKNPNTLPAQNFLAGGGVGFLYTPVERLNLRLDFAIPFVNLSDRGTNVQEQSLYFNLSYQF from the coding sequence ATGAATAGCCCGAACGCCTTCATCCCCTTTGTTGTTACATTGTCGAGTTTTTCGATCCTTGCCACTATTGCTTGCAACTCGCGCCTCATGGAAGCATCGGCATTAGAACAGAAAGATATCCATTTCCTTAATGCTCCCAAAAGTTCTAAGTTAGTAGGGAATGAAATCGCGCCAGCGCCCACCTCACCCTTATTAGTCGCAGAGGCGATCGCTATCAAAAAGGTTAATGTCATCGGCAGCAGCCTATCAGACAATGCCGACTTCAGCAGCGCGATCGCCAAAATATCCGCAACCCTTGAAGGCAAACAAGTATCCGCCGCAGAAATCCAAAAAGCCGCACGATCGATATCCCAACTTTATGCCGATCGCGGCTATACAACATCTCGCGCCGAAGTTGATTCCAATCAAATTGTCGATGGAGTTGTCACCATTCGCGTAATTGAAGGCAGAATTGAAAAGATCGAAATTCAAGGCTTAAACAATACCAATCCCGATTATGTGCGATCGCGCCTTGAGTTAGGTATCGGTATTCCCGCCAATACCACCAAAATCGAAGACCAGTTGCGATTGCTGCGAGCAGACCCAATTTTTAAGAATGTCGAAGCCAGCCTGAAAGCAGGGAGCCAGACCGATAGCAGCATTCTCTCCGTAAAATTAGAAGAATCCAATCAATTTGGTGGATTTGGCAGTTTTGATAACTACTCTCCCCCTGCGGTAGGTGCGGAACGCTTGGGCGCGGGACTACTCTATCGCAATGTCACGGGCAATGGTGATACCCTCTCGGCGGCCTATTACAGAACTACCACGGGAGGCTCAAATCAATATAGCTTTTCCTATAATTTGCCGCTCAATCCCATGAATGGAACTCTGACGCTGCAATATTCGCCCAGTAATTTCCGCATCACCCAAACTCCTTTTGATGCATTTAACATCAATGGTAATAACGCTCAGTACGATGTCAGTTTTCGACAACCGTTAGTGCGATCGAGCATCGAAGAATTTGCGCTGACCTTGGGCTATAACTATCAAAACGGGCAAACATTTTCCTTTAACGATCTCGCCACGCCCTTTGGTACTGGACCCGATGCTAATGGCGTTAGCAAAACCAGCGTACTTCGCTTCGGGCAGGACTATACCCTGCGCGATCTTTCGGGTACTTGGGCTTTGCGATCGCAGTTCAATCTCGGTACAGGGCTATTCGGTTCGACCTATGTCACTACTCCTAGCGGCTCGTTTTTTAGCTGGCTCGGACAGGTGCAGCGCTTGCAGTCCTTAGGTACGGACTCTTTGCTGATCGCTTCTTTGGATGCCCAACTATCTGCCGATCCCTTGCTGCCTTCGCAACAGTTTATTATTGGGGGCGGTCAGTCTCTGCGTGGGTTTCGTCAAAATGCCCGATCTGGCGATAATGGTATTCGATTTTCGCTAGAAAATCGCAATACAATCGCTCGTAACGAGAAAGGTGCGTCAGTCCTGCAAATTATCCCCTTTCTAGATGCTGGTGGCGTGTGGAATAACTCTAAAAATCCCAATACCTTGCCTGCTCAAAATTTCTTGGCTGGTGGTGGTGTCGGGTTTCTATACACGCCAGTGGAGCGCCTAAATTTGCGTTTGGATTTCGCTATTCCCTTTGTCAACCTCAGCGATCGCGGTACTAACGTGCAGGAGCAGTCATTATATTTCAACCTCAGCTATCAATTCTAG
- a CDS encoding SulP family inorganic anion transporter, which produces MTQTGRLDHNLDGDPKNSRFKGFFNNFRGDLTGGLTAAVVALPLALAFAVASGVEPKAGLYTAIVAGIVAAIFGGSPVQITGPTGAMAVVLVGIVAKYGIEKVWIAGVMAGMIQIALGVAKLGRLVKYMPYPVTAGFTNGIAVIIFCGQLNNFFGLHLPNQEHFLQSLWQTLTHLEGYNWLAIALALLTIGSKLLWNRVNQSVPGSLVGLVVATIAAVIAKSLWNLEVPTIGIIPQSLPMPQTIPHWNDFSLVRQLIDPAIALAALGSIESLLAAVVADGMSVSDRHNSDQELIGQGLANMIVPFFGGIPATGAIARTAVNVRAGGKTRLSGIVHGIALALIVLVFAPLASQIPLAALAGILMITSIRMMEWEAIGLLLHTTYADFSVMMLTWLVTVCFDLVLAVEVGLIAAGILFIKRMSELSLVKMPEDSVFPSGVPIGFGKHIAVYRIDGPMFFGAAEQFVTFLRDAPEVRYLILRMRYVPSMDTTGLVALEEIFHDLKRHDCQLILSALRPEVEQLLDRSGLLAEIGRENCFESTETALHKLVPNIAM; this is translated from the coding sequence ATGACACAAACAGGAAGATTAGATCATAATCTAGATGGAGATCCTAAAAATTCACGTTTCAAGGGATTTTTTAATAACTTTCGTGGGGACTTGACAGGAGGACTAACCGCCGCAGTTGTAGCATTGCCATTGGCTCTAGCCTTTGCAGTGGCAAGTGGTGTCGAGCCCAAAGCTGGGCTTTATACAGCTATTGTGGCGGGCATTGTCGCCGCTATATTTGGCGGATCGCCAGTGCAGATTACTGGCCCAACAGGGGCGATGGCAGTGGTTTTGGTCGGAATCGTTGCTAAATATGGCATTGAGAAAGTTTGGATTGCTGGTGTAATGGCGGGGATGATCCAAATTGCGCTTGGTGTAGCCAAGTTAGGGCGTTTGGTAAAGTATATGCCCTACCCTGTTACCGCAGGATTTACCAATGGGATCGCGGTAATTATTTTTTGCGGACAGTTAAATAACTTCTTCGGTTTACATCTACCAAATCAGGAGCACTTCTTACAGTCTCTCTGGCAAACTCTCACCCATCTAGAAGGCTATAACTGGTTAGCGATCGCTTTAGCATTACTGACTATCGGTTCCAAACTATTATGGAATCGGGTTAATCAATCCGTGCCTGGCTCTTTAGTTGGTTTAGTAGTCGCCACGATCGCAGCAGTAATTGCCAAATCGCTATGGAATCTCGAAGTGCCAACGATTGGGATCATTCCCCAGTCTTTACCAATGCCGCAAACAATTCCCCATTGGAATGATTTTAGTCTAGTTCGCCAGTTGATCGATCCTGCGATCGCCCTAGCTGCACTCGGTAGCATTGAATCTTTGCTAGCTGCTGTTGTTGCTGATGGTATGAGCGTTAGCGATCGGCACAATAGCGATCAAGAACTAATTGGGCAAGGGTTAGCAAATATGATCGTGCCATTCTTTGGCGGGATTCCTGCAACTGGAGCAATCGCACGTACTGCTGTTAACGTTCGTGCTGGTGGCAAAACTCGCTTATCGGGAATCGTTCATGGTATTGCTTTAGCACTCATTGTACTTGTCTTCGCACCTTTAGCCTCACAAATTCCCTTGGCAGCCCTTGCGGGGATTCTGATGATTACCAGTATCAGAATGATGGAATGGGAAGCGATCGGCTTGCTGCTACATACAACTTACGCTGATTTCAGCGTCATGATGCTTACATGGCTGGTTACGGTCTGTTTTGACTTGGTACTGGCTGTGGAAGTGGGACTGATTGCAGCGGGAATTCTATTTATTAAGCGCATGAGTGAGCTGAGTCTCGTAAAAATGCCAGAAGATAGCGTGTTTCCCTCTGGAGTTCCCATAGGTTTTGGTAAGCATATTGCGGTGTATCGGATCGATGGTCCGATGTTCTTCGGTGCGGCGGAGCAATTTGTCACTTTCTTGCGAGATGCCCCTGAGGTCAGGTATCTAATTTTAAGAATGCGCTATGTTCCAAGTATGGATACTACTGGCTTAGTAGCACTAGAAGAGATTTTTCACGATCTAAAACGTCATGATTGTCAATTGATTTTGAGCGCTCTGCGACCAGAAGTCGAGCAGCTTTTAGACCGCAGTGGATTGCTCGCCGAAATTGGACGTGAAAATTGCTTTGAATCAACTGAAACAGCCCTCCATAAACTTGTCCCAAATATAGCAATGTAA
- a CDS encoding efflux RND transporter periplasmic adaptor subunit, translated as MQKLEVLPQTATLKHKETIKPKSKTKPWLFGLFILIPMMGVGYFAYNQLVIVPQQQAKNKIQTAPVERSNLTILVSANGTVQPQQSVNVSPKTSGILKQLLVKEGDVVKAGQILAYMDDTNLQGQLLQSRGNLAAAEANLQKVIGGNRQQATAQANAKLQDSEFALRLAENDLQRNQSLNREGAISKQAYDTALTTRDRAQAQVKQDLEALDLSQAGSQQEDIDEASAQVMAAQGSLQVIQANIDDMVLRAPFSGTIGRKFADPGAFVTPTTSGSAVTSATSSSILSLASANQIVAQVAEANISQIRLDLEATIQVDAYSGKTFTGKVTQIATQSDVTQNVTSFQVKTSVPDPEGLLRSGMNVNVQFKAGELTNVLVVPTGAIVEQNGAQGVFVANDKGGSAFVPITVGTTVNDKTEVKSGLTGTERVLLSFPSGTRKVSTPNGG; from the coding sequence ATGCAAAAATTAGAAGTATTACCCCAAACTGCTACCTTAAAACATAAGGAGACTATTAAGCCAAAGTCAAAAACAAAGCCTTGGCTATTTGGGTTATTTATATTGATCCCCATGATGGGAGTTGGATATTTTGCGTATAACCAACTAGTGATAGTTCCCCAACAGCAGGCGAAGAATAAAATTCAAACAGCGCCCGTTGAGCGTAGTAACCTCACAATTTTGGTTTCAGCAAATGGAACTGTGCAACCACAGCAATCTGTAAATGTGAGTCCAAAGACTTCAGGAATCTTGAAGCAATTACTGGTTAAAGAAGGTGATGTCGTCAAAGCTGGACAGATTCTTGCTTATATGGATGATACGAATCTTCAAGGTCAATTGCTTCAATCACGGGGAAATCTGGCGGCGGCGGAAGCTAATCTGCAAAAGGTAATCGGTGGCAATCGTCAACAAGCGACGGCTCAAGCGAATGCTAAATTACAGGATTCTGAATTTGCCCTGCGCTTAGCTGAGAATGATTTACAGCGCAATCAATCGCTAAATCGGGAAGGAGCTATTTCTAAACAGGCTTACGATACGGCGCTAACAACTCGCGATCGCGCTCAAGCACAGGTCAAACAAGACCTCGAAGCTCTCGATCTTTCACAAGCGGGATCGCAACAGGAAGACATCGATGAGGCTAGCGCTCAAGTAATGGCAGCGCAAGGATCGTTGCAAGTTATCCAAGCAAATATCGATGATATGGTGCTAAGAGCGCCCTTTAGCGGCACGATTGGGCGTAAATTTGCCGATCCTGGAGCCTTCGTAACTCCGACTACTTCGGGTAGTGCGGTTACTTCGGCAACCTCATCTTCTATTTTGTCTCTCGCGTCAGCAAATCAAATCGTAGCTCAGGTCGCTGAAGCGAATATTTCCCAAATCCGTCTGGACTTAGAGGCGACAATTCAAGTAGATGCCTATTCGGGTAAAACCTTTACAGGAAAAGTCACTCAAATTGCTACTCAGTCCGATGTGACACAGAATGTGACCAGCTTTCAAGTAAAAACATCAGTTCCCGATCCTGAAGGATTGTTGCGATCGGGCATGAATGTAAACGTGCAGTTTAAGGCTGGAGAGCTAACGAATGTGTTGGTAGTTCCTACGGGAGCGATCGTCGAGCAGAATGGCGCTCAGGGAGTGTTTGTTGCTAATGATAAAGGTGGTTCGGCTTTTGTGCCAATTACAGTCGGGACAACGGTGAACGATAAAACCGAAGTGAAATCTGGGCTAACTGGAACCGAACGAGTTTTACTCAGCTTTCCATCAGGAACTCGCAAGGTTTCGACCCCTAATGGCGGTTAA
- a CDS encoding ABC transporter permease, translating to MQKSQSNSQSSKRSLHKRKVSFSQILIMSVETLWGNKLRTGLTMLGVIIGISSVIAITSIGQGVQKQTELTIQELGTNVMLVQAGAARTGGISQGDGSASTLTWEDAKAIAKQVPAAKSVTAYLQRGAIQVVRGNINISTILVGADLNLPAIRNIQVQEGLYFNQSDLEAAKPVAFLGSTVRDKLFKSGEKVIGADLRIRGKRYTVVGVAESKGTMGGQSMDDVIYIPLTNMSAQIVGNNALTGVAINGFWVEASDPDQLNSAQFQVTNILRLRHRIRPPILDDFVITNLVDIISTFGSVMGYLTLMVGAIAGISLVVGGIGIANIMLVSVMERTREIGIRKAVGATGRDILRQFLTESILISTIGGVIGVGFGVGLALVAAAIFNFPFIVPLWSVGTGFTLSLIVGILAGGIPARNAAKLDPIAALHNE from the coding sequence ATGCAAAAATCTCAATCAAATTCTCAATCCTCCAAGCGATCACTTCACAAACGTAAAGTCTCTTTTAGTCAAATTCTGATCATGTCCGTCGAAACCCTTTGGGGTAACAAACTGCGGACTGGTTTAACCATGTTGGGCGTGATTATTGGTATTTCTTCCGTGATTGCCATTACTTCCATCGGACAAGGGGTACAGAAACAAACTGAACTCACAATTCAGGAACTCGGAACCAATGTAATGCTAGTCCAAGCAGGAGCGGCGAGAACAGGGGGGATTAGTCAAGGTGATGGTTCGGCTAGTACGCTGACATGGGAAGATGCGAAAGCGATCGCCAAGCAAGTCCCAGCAGCTAAATCAGTTACGGCATATTTACAGCGTGGCGCTATTCAGGTAGTGCGAGGCAATATCAATATTTCTACCATCCTAGTTGGAGCAGATTTGAACCTTCCAGCGATCAGAAACATTCAAGTTCAAGAGGGACTCTATTTTAATCAGTCAGATTTGGAAGCCGCTAAGCCTGTGGCGTTCCTTGGTTCCACGGTGAGAGATAAATTATTTAAATCTGGTGAAAAGGTAATTGGCGCAGATTTGCGGATTAGAGGCAAGCGTTACACCGTAGTCGGAGTAGCCGAATCAAAGGGAACGATGGGTGGGCAAAGCATGGACGATGTAATCTATATTCCTTTGACCAATATGTCAGCCCAAATTGTCGGCAACAATGCTTTAACGGGTGTGGCAATCAATGGATTTTGGGTAGAAGCCAGCGATCCCGATCAACTCAATTCGGCTCAGTTTCAGGTAACAAATATTTTACGGCTGCGACATCGCATTCGTCCACCGATCCTTGATGATTTTGTGATTACAAATTTGGTGGATATTATTAGCACCTTCGGCAGTGTGATGGGTTATTTAACTTTGATGGTGGGAGCGATCGCAGGTATTTCTCTGGTAGTGGGAGGCATTGGTATAGCTAATATCATGCTGGTCTCGGTGATGGAACGAACGCGAGAAATCGGGATTCGTAAAGCTGTAGGCGCAACTGGTAGAGACATTTTGAGGCAGTTTTTGACTGAATCAATTCTCATCTCCACAATCGGCGGTGTAATTGGCGTAGGGTTTGGCGTGGGATTGGCTTTGGTCGCGGCAGCCATATTCAACTTTCCGTTTATTGTACCGTTGTGGTCAGTTGGTACGGGGTTCACACTCTCGCTAATCGTTGGTATTTTGGCAGGTGGAATCCCCGCAAGGAATGCAGCGAAATTAGACCCGATCGCTGCCCTTCACAATGAGTAA
- a CDS encoding ABC transporter ATP-binding protein, with protein sequence MATMIAIEDITKTFHLGELDVPVLKGINFSVENGEYVAIMGASGSGKSTLMNIIGCLDRPTSGSYILDDRDLTTLDDDELADIRNQYIGFVFQQFNLLPRLTALENVMLPMIYADVSRTERIESATEALEKMGLGDRLTNRPSQLSGGQQQRVAIARALVNHPALVLADEPTGALDSKTSREIMKLLTELNQQGTTIAIVTHDASVAEQTKRIINMQDGVIVETT encoded by the coding sequence ATGGCAACTATGATCGCGATCGAAGACATTACCAAGACCTTTCACTTGGGAGAACTAGATGTACCAGTGCTTAAGGGAATTAATTTTTCTGTAGAAAATGGCGAATATGTTGCTATTATGGGCGCTTCAGGTTCAGGAAAATCGACCCTGATGAATATCATTGGCTGTTTAGATCGCCCCACTAGCGGATCGTATATTCTAGACGATAGAGACCTGACTACCCTAGATGATGATGAGCTTGCCGATATTCGCAATCAGTATATTGGCTTCGTGTTTCAACAATTCAACCTCTTACCAAGGTTGACCGCCTTAGAGAATGTAATGTTGCCAATGATTTATGCCGATGTATCAAGAACAGAAAGAATAGAATCGGCAACAGAAGCTTTAGAGAAAATGGGATTAGGCGATCGCTTAACTAATCGTCCTAGCCAACTGTCGGGAGGACAACAACAACGAGTGGCGATCGCAAGGGCATTAGTAAATCATCCTGCCTTGGTCTTGGCTGATGAACCAACAGGAGCATTAGATTCTAAGACTTCCCGCGAAATTATGAAATTGCTAACGGAACTAAATCAACAGGGAACCACGATCGCGATCGTTACCCATGATGCCTCAGTTGCAGAACAGACCAAGCGAATCATTAATATGCAGGATGGTGTCATTGTGGAGACAACGTAA